The Candidatus Accumulibacter similis genome has a segment encoding these proteins:
- a CDS encoding phage tail protein yields MTNRAQILVTAIDQTRSAFASIQGNLRALTDHARSVNGLLGTLGVALSGAGFVAFIKGSIDAADELDELSQKAGISVEALSTLKLAAQHENVGAEAFATSLKRLSTAMFEAAAGSGENQRLFAALGITFRESTGELRATDQVLLDLATRFQAMPDGPEKSALAVKLFGKAGTDMIPFLNRGADGIRDLTAQFRELGGEISGETATRAAEFNDDLNLLRAALQGVAHGIAASVLPALGDLARGLVESAKNGGSLQAILDGVVLALKTLALGAAVTANGFLALGEAMGAGVAAGVARLKGNVSQAQTILGELETSLAARRDRVIQFHDRLFNPKPVDAKKPEVRPTGESIAGRLARSAGSPDTSGARLALIKANAEAELRLLQDSLKRAQEAYDRAFEDHLVSIRAFHAAKAQIAQAAIDAEIAAKQQELAEQTKGTTTGKDESARLRAKAEVKKLEAELIVLNRERADVEIESARKAAKAEADLAKELAQVRQRLAEIHGGAGGEITREKLTQEYQPLLDRLRAAGDQAGEAEVNRLIDVEAHLAELGRLESQFQSVMERMRIAEAELQVQREAGLLTESQMRQGLLTLHQQTAQEVEGLIPRMEALARATGSEEAINRVARLRVEVRGLATESDDVARRIDGAIEDGFVQLFESIGSGAKSAKEAFADFARSVLLAIQKIAAQKLVESLFGSLGKGSGGASLGGFIASLFGGRGLAAGGYVTGPGTSTSDSIPARLSAGEYVLQAAAVRTIGVSFLDALNGIARGPRVTAGRLAFAEGGLVEQLKPSAPAGAAQPSVRIVNVVDPSLAHDYLNSSAGERTLLNILARNAGAVKQVLA; encoded by the coding sequence ATGACCAACCGCGCCCAGATCCTCGTCACCGCCATCGACCAGACGCGTTCGGCCTTCGCGTCGATCCAGGGCAACCTGCGTGCACTCACCGACCACGCTCGCTCGGTGAACGGGCTGCTCGGCACCCTCGGCGTCGCCCTGAGCGGCGCCGGCTTCGTTGCGTTCATCAAGGGCAGCATCGACGCCGCCGACGAACTCGATGAACTGTCGCAGAAGGCCGGCATCAGCGTCGAAGCCCTGTCGACCCTGAAGCTCGCCGCGCAGCACGAGAACGTCGGCGCCGAGGCCTTCGCCACCTCGCTCAAGAGACTCTCGACGGCGATGTTCGAAGCGGCCGCCGGATCGGGCGAGAACCAGCGCCTCTTTGCCGCGCTCGGCATCACCTTCCGCGAGAGCACCGGGGAACTGCGTGCGACCGACCAGGTGCTGCTCGATCTGGCGACCCGTTTCCAGGCGATGCCGGATGGTCCCGAGAAGTCCGCGCTGGCGGTGAAGCTCTTCGGCAAGGCCGGGACCGATATGATCCCGTTCCTCAATCGCGGTGCCGACGGCATTCGGGACCTGACGGCGCAGTTTCGCGAACTCGGCGGCGAGATTTCCGGCGAGACGGCGACCCGGGCGGCCGAGTTCAACGATGACCTGAACCTCCTGCGCGCCGCATTGCAGGGTGTGGCCCACGGCATCGCCGCGAGTGTCCTGCCCGCGCTGGGCGATCTCGCCCGCGGACTCGTCGAGTCGGCGAAGAACGGCGGCAGCTTGCAGGCAATCCTCGACGGCGTCGTTCTGGCCTTGAAGACCCTGGCGCTGGGTGCGGCGGTGACCGCCAACGGCTTTCTCGCCCTGGGCGAAGCGATGGGGGCGGGTGTGGCCGCCGGCGTCGCGCGACTGAAGGGGAACGTCAGCCAAGCGCAGACGATCCTCGGCGAACTGGAGACCAGCCTCGCCGCGCGGCGCGACCGGGTGATCCAGTTCCACGACAGGCTCTTCAATCCGAAGCCGGTCGACGCGAAGAAGCCGGAAGTCAGACCAACCGGGGAATCGATCGCCGGGCGGCTCGCCCGGTCGGCCGGCAGCCCGGATACGAGCGGCGCGCGTCTCGCGCTGATCAAGGCGAACGCCGAAGCCGAACTCCGCCTCCTGCAGGACAGCCTCAAGCGGGCGCAGGAAGCCTACGACCGCGCCTTCGAGGACCACCTGGTCTCGATCCGTGCGTTTCATGCAGCCAAGGCGCAGATCGCCCAAGCGGCGATCGATGCCGAGATCGCCGCCAAACAGCAGGAACTCGCCGAGCAGACGAAGGGGACGACCACCGGCAAGGACGAGAGTGCTCGTCTGCGCGCGAAGGCCGAAGTGAAGAAGCTCGAGGCCGAGCTGATCGTCCTGAACCGCGAGCGTGCCGACGTCGAGATCGAGAGCGCCCGCAAGGCGGCCAAGGCCGAAGCCGATCTGGCGAAAGAACTCGCCCAGGTCCGGCAACGCCTGGCCGAGATCCACGGCGGCGCCGGTGGCGAGATCACGCGCGAGAAGCTGACGCAGGAGTACCAGCCGCTGCTGGACAGGCTTCGTGCGGCGGGAGACCAGGCAGGCGAAGCCGAGGTCAACCGCCTGATCGACGTCGAGGCGCATCTCGCCGAACTCGGGCGGCTGGAGTCGCAGTTCCAGTCGGTGATGGAGCGGATGCGCATCGCCGAAGCCGAACTCCAGGTGCAACGCGAGGCCGGCCTGCTCACCGAATCGCAGATGCGGCAGGGCCTCCTGACCCTGCACCAGCAGACCGCGCAGGAGGTCGAGGGTCTGATTCCCCGGATGGAGGCCCTGGCCCGCGCAACCGGATCCGAGGAGGCGATCAACCGCGTCGCGCGCCTGCGAGTCGAAGTACGGGGACTCGCAACCGAGTCCGACGACGTCGCCCGGCGCATCGACGGCGCAATCGAGGACGGCTTCGTGCAACTGTTCGAGTCCATCGGCTCGGGCGCGAAGTCGGCCAAGGAGGCGTTCGCCGATTTTGCGCGCTCGGTCCTCCTGGCCATTCAGAAGATCGCCGCCCAGAAACTGGTCGAGAGCCTCTTCGGCAGTCTCGGCAAAGGCTCGGGCGGTGCGAGTCTCGGGGGGTTCATCGCATCCCTCTTCGGCGGCCGTGGTCTTGCGGCCGGTGGCTATGTCACCGGTCCGGGTACCTCCACCTCCGACTCGATCCCGGCGCGCCTGTCGGCCGGCGAGTATGTGCTCCAGGCCGCCGCTGTGCGAACGATCGGCGTGTCGTTCCTCGACGCGCTGAACGGGATCGCTCGTGGGCCTCGGGTGACCGCAGGCCGCCTGGCCTTCGCCGAAGGCGGTCTCGTCGAGCAGCTCAAGCCGTCTGCGCCGGCCGGCGCCGCCCAGCCGAGCGTGCGCATCGTGAACGTCGTCGATCCGTCGCTCGCCCACGATTACCTCAACTCGTCCGCCGGCGAACGGACGCTCCTCAATATTCTCGCCCGCAATGCCGGAGCGGTGAAACAGGTGCTGGCGTAA
- a CDS encoding phage BR0599 family protein: MSYTTVEQSVADGSPIELYRFAQGTRHWCYTSSQLPVDHLSETYAPRTLTRGAIEQANEIHRNGLEITLPRDDPLGTLFLAAPPEGIVSVTIYRRHRADPEFITYWKGRVSAARFSGATVQLKCEPIATSLKRVGLRARYQLLCRHVLYSPSCGALRERFRVDGIVSSLGGTQLTVAAAATAADGYFTAGMLSAGVGLRMITAHSGSSLTLAAPLIGLAVGDAVSLLAGCDHSLGQCASRFDNLDQFGGFPFIPVKNPFTGDAIV, from the coding sequence ATGAGCTATACGACCGTGGAGCAGTCGGTGGCGGATGGGAGCCCGATCGAGCTGTACCGCTTCGCGCAGGGAACCCGCCACTGGTGCTACACCTCGAGCCAGCTGCCGGTGGACCATCTGTCGGAAACCTATGCGCCGCGGACGCTGACCCGCGGGGCGATCGAGCAGGCGAACGAGATCCACCGAAACGGCCTCGAGATCACGCTGCCCCGCGACGATCCGTTGGGAACGCTGTTCCTTGCCGCGCCGCCCGAGGGGATCGTCAGCGTCACGATCTATCGCCGGCATCGGGCCGACCCGGAGTTCATCACCTACTGGAAAGGCCGGGTCAGTGCGGCGCGCTTCTCGGGCGCGACGGTACAGCTGAAATGCGAGCCGATCGCCACGTCGTTGAAGCGGGTCGGTCTGCGCGCGCGCTATCAGCTGCTCTGTCGGCACGTGCTGTACTCGCCGAGCTGCGGGGCGCTGCGCGAGCGGTTTCGGGTCGATGGGATCGTCTCCAGCCTCGGCGGCACGCAGCTGACGGTTGCGGCGGCGGCCACCGCGGCTGACGGGTATTTCACGGCCGGGATGCTTTCGGCAGGCGTGGGGTTGCGCATGATCACGGCGCACAGCGGGTCGAGCTTGACGCTCGCCGCGCCCTTGATCGGCCTCGCGGTCGGTGATGCGGTCTCGCTGTTGGCCGGCTGCGATCACTCGCTGGGGCAGTGCGCGAGTCGCTTCGACAACCTCGACCAGTTCGGCGGTTTCCCGTTCATCCCGGTGAAGAACCCCTTCACCGGCGACGCGATCGTCTGA
- a CDS encoding DUF2793 domain-containing protein yields MATVDPNLGLTYGWTLGESGWKDGMDANLRRLGAVVGLSVKDRDLGTPPASPSDGDRYLIPAGATGAWSGRSGQIAVRIGGAWEFHEPKVGWLCFIEDEAVLSVYKAAGWSAGIAV; encoded by the coding sequence ATGGCGACTGTGGATCCGAATCTGGGGCTCACCTATGGCTGGACGCTCGGCGAGTCGGGCTGGAAGGACGGCATGGACGCCAATCTCCGGCGACTTGGTGCGGTGGTGGGGCTGTCGGTGAAAGACCGGGATCTCGGCACGCCGCCGGCGAGCCCAAGCGATGGTGACCGCTACCTGATCCCGGCGGGAGCGACCGGTGCATGGTCGGGGCGCAGCGGCCAGATTGCGGTGCGCATTGGCGGAGCCTGGGAGTTCCACGAACCCAAGGTCGGTTGGCTGTGCTTCATCGAGGACGAGGCCGTGCTCTCAGTGTACAAGGCGGCCGGTTGGAGTGCCGGCATCGCGGTCTGA
- a CDS encoding ATP-binding protein — protein MALKPWREIAVPHEDVLKGTFQQAEFAADLSRVHAGTATGEYQNPALFFQRTFITEGMRLLLDSVVKRLSGKGGDPVIQLQTAFGGGKTHTMLAVYHMARGEVPASDLQGVAAILDAAQITELPRARIAVLDGIKSSPNQPAKRDGQAVRTLWGDLAWQLGGVEGYALVADADASGTSPGKAVLETLLVRCAPCVILIDELVAYVRQFEEGKTLAGGTFDSNLSFVQALTEALKAVPTAVLLASLPESDKEAGSQRGVKALEALAHYFGRVQALWKPVAAEEAFEIVRRRLFGSINDKLAMESVCRAFADFYTTNRDDFPQETQETRYFERLVHAYPIHPEVFDRLYEDWSTLDNFQRTRGVLKMMAKVIHRLWKDGNNDPLIMPGGLPLYDADVRNEVIYYLPQGWDPVIERDVDGERAETTEIENKDTRFGSVQACRRSARAVFLGSAPSTTNQLVRGLELERVILGVIQPGQQIGLFKDALRRLGDRLHYLNHANNRFWLDTRPNLRREMEERKRRFQDKEDVFPTVRERIHRGFASGVFGGIHVFTASGDVPDDWALRLVVLPPDAAFSRSGQSLGLDRATEILKKRGDQPRFRQNRLIFLAADYDSVSRLKDHIRSYLAWRSIVADYKDNRIVLDNLMAKQANASLDQADETVRRMIRETYKWIVAPMQEARPGKGLSELRWEQFALNSSAPNWSQEIERVLKENELLISEWAPVHLAKVLKDWFWKDEVKETSALNVWQQTCQQLYLPRLKDDVVFRNAMGAGAESRDFFGFAQGNEDGRYVGFSYGKRTSLIMDSSLLLIEPLTAAAYMEGLRAAEEASRVKAAEAGGGASTTSVPTGGGTRRAEDPAKVGYATGTTATGRMVKKRFYGGIELDPFLAKKQFADLVDEVVQQFTMRTGVKVTIAIDIQAESASGFDDGLQRAVKENCNVLKFKNAEFETGD, from the coding sequence ATGGCACTGAAACCCTGGCGCGAGATCGCCGTCCCTCACGAGGACGTGCTCAAGGGCACGTTCCAGCAAGCCGAGTTCGCGGCCGATCTGTCGCGCGTGCACGCGGGAACCGCCACCGGCGAGTACCAGAACCCGGCGCTGTTCTTCCAGCGCACCTTCATCACGGAGGGGATGCGCCTGCTGCTCGATTCCGTGGTCAAGCGCCTCTCGGGCAAGGGTGGAGACCCGGTCATTCAGCTGCAGACAGCCTTCGGTGGCGGCAAGACGCACACCATGCTGGCGGTTTACCACATGGCCAGGGGCGAGGTGCCAGCGAGCGACCTGCAGGGGGTGGCAGCCATCCTGGACGCTGCGCAGATCACCGAGCTGCCGCGCGCCCGCATCGCGGTTCTGGACGGGATCAAGTCGTCGCCCAACCAGCCGGCGAAGCGCGATGGCCAGGCAGTGCGCACGCTGTGGGGCGACCTGGCGTGGCAACTGGGTGGAGTGGAAGGCTACGCCTTGGTCGCCGATGCGGACGCCTCGGGCACGTCGCCCGGCAAGGCGGTGCTGGAGACGCTGCTGGTCCGCTGTGCCCCTTGCGTGATCCTGATCGATGAGCTGGTGGCCTACGTGCGCCAGTTCGAAGAGGGCAAGACGCTCGCCGGGGGAACGTTCGACTCCAACTTGTCGTTCGTGCAGGCGCTGACCGAGGCACTGAAGGCTGTGCCCACGGCGGTACTGCTGGCGTCGCTCCCCGAGTCGGACAAGGAGGCAGGCAGCCAGCGTGGCGTCAAGGCGTTGGAGGCTCTGGCGCACTACTTCGGACGCGTTCAGGCGCTATGGAAGCCGGTGGCCGCCGAGGAGGCGTTCGAGATCGTTCGACGGCGCCTGTTCGGATCGATCAACGACAAGCTGGCGATGGAGTCGGTGTGCCGCGCCTTTGCCGACTTCTACACCACCAACCGCGACGACTTCCCGCAGGAGACGCAGGAGACCCGCTACTTCGAGCGGCTGGTGCACGCCTACCCGATCCACCCCGAGGTGTTTGACCGACTCTACGAGGACTGGTCGACCTTGGACAACTTCCAGCGCACCCGGGGCGTGCTGAAGATGATGGCCAAGGTCATCCACCGCCTGTGGAAAGACGGCAACAACGACCCACTGATCATGCCGGGCGGGCTGCCGCTCTACGACGCCGACGTGCGCAACGAGGTCATCTACTACCTGCCACAGGGTTGGGACCCGGTGATCGAGCGCGACGTCGACGGCGAGCGTGCCGAGACCACCGAGATCGAGAATAAGGACACCCGTTTCGGCAGCGTGCAGGCTTGCCGTCGTTCAGCACGTGCGGTGTTCCTGGGCAGCGCGCCGAGCACCACGAACCAGCTGGTGCGGGGCTTGGAGCTGGAGCGCGTGATCCTCGGCGTCATCCAGCCGGGCCAGCAGATCGGCTTGTTCAAAGACGCGCTGCGCCGCCTTGGCGACCGGCTGCACTACCTCAACCACGCCAACAACCGCTTCTGGCTCGACACGCGGCCCAACCTGCGGCGCGAGATGGAGGAGCGCAAGCGCCGCTTCCAGGACAAGGAAGACGTCTTCCCGACAGTTCGCGAGCGCATCCATCGCGGCTTCGCCAGCGGCGTGTTCGGCGGCATCCACGTCTTCACCGCCAGCGGCGACGTACCCGACGACTGGGCGCTGCGCCTGGTGGTACTGCCGCCCGACGCCGCGTTCAGCAGGAGCGGCCAGAGCCTTGGCCTGGACCGCGCGACCGAGATCCTGAAGAAGCGCGGCGACCAGCCCCGCTTCAGGCAGAACCGGCTGATCTTCCTGGCCGCCGACTACGACAGCGTCAGCCGCCTGAAGGACCACATCCGTTCGTACCTGGCGTGGCGCAGCATCGTTGCCGACTACAAGGACAACCGCATCGTCCTCGACAACCTGATGGCCAAGCAGGCGAACGCCAGCCTGGATCAGGCCGACGAGACCGTGCGCCGCATGATCCGCGAGACCTACAAATGGATCGTCGCGCCGATGCAGGAGGCCCGCCCCGGCAAGGGACTGTCCGAACTGCGTTGGGAACAGTTTGCGCTCAACTCTAGCGCGCCGAACTGGTCGCAGGAAATCGAGCGCGTGCTCAAGGAGAACGAGCTGCTCATCAGCGAGTGGGCGCCGGTTCACCTCGCAAAGGTGCTGAAAGACTGGTTTTGGAAAGATGAGGTCAAGGAGACCAGCGCGCTCAACGTCTGGCAGCAAACCTGCCAGCAGTTGTACCTGCCGCGTCTGAAGGACGACGTGGTGTTTCGTAACGCGATGGGCGCAGGCGCGGAGAGCCGCGACTTCTTCGGCTTTGCGCAGGGCAATGAGGATGGTCGGTACGTCGGGTTCAGCTATGGCAAGCGTACCTCGCTGATCATGGACTCGTCACTGCTGCTGATCGAGCCGCTTACGGCGGCGGCCTACATGGAGGGGTTGCGCGCGGCGGAGGAAGCGTCGCGGGTCAAGGCCGCTGAGGCTGGCGGGGGTGCATCGACGACGAGTGTGCCGACGGGTGGGGGAACGCGGCGTGCCGAGGACCCAGCCAAAGTTGGCTACGCCACGGGTACGACCGCCACCGGTCGGATGGTCAAGAAGCGGTTCTACGGCGGCATCGAACTCGATCCGTTTCTGGCGAAGAAGCAGTTCGCCGACCTAGTCGACGAAGTTGTCCAGCAGTTCACTATGCGCACCGGTGTCAAGGTGACGATCGCCATCGATATCCAGGCCGAGTCGGCCAGCGGCTTCGACGACGGGTTGCAGCGCGCGGTGAAGGAGAACTGCAACGTGTTGAAGTTCAAGAACGCTGAGTTCGAAACCGGGGACTGA
- a CDS encoding DUF1156 domain-containing protein, giving the protein MATIKAPKKLIEVALPLDDINDESGKEKSVRHGHPSTIHPWWASRSLAAARAVLFAQLVNDPGGERGWFKGQTKADADRERDRLFDIIRRLVKWDNSSNESVIEEARREILKSWRETCEQNDLPVDTPLQFIDPFNGRGFLPLEAQRLGLRTFSSDLNPVAVLIGKSLIEIPSKFIGQPPIGPIAKASPRSDRLDEWRGAAGLAEDIRRFGEVMKDIAFERVRAIFPQVALPKNKGGGQAEVLAWIWARTVPSPNPAAAGAQVPLVSSFTVSDVPGREAWVEPIIAGNKYTFEVHDGQKMPKGAMTSTKYGRAQFKCLLTGSPIALDHIKNAGKEGKMGARLLALVAEKNGVRHYLSPTADHEKIALSYIHSWRPTERLSVHPQYMGPPRYGMETFGDIYTQRQLAALDALCGALGVVRGQLSELGASDEYARAILTYLGMTISKCADYWSTLTTWMPRGTVGHVFATHVMPMTWDYPEANPFSNFHCSWTKSIDWLAKVIDRTYPNLPEGTVAHEDARRAFFQDKVVSTDPPYYDNVPYADISDYFYIWLRRALRDVQPDLFGSIQTPKQDELVADVQRWGDGANEYFMSGMTEVFSKIAAESSPYFPVTIYYAFKQSETNDISSASRGWEAFLGAVIASGFQITGTWPIRTERGARSRARDSNALASSIVLVCRRRAKDAETVSRRDFVRALKDEIPETIEAMIGGVVGSSPIAPVDLAQAAIGPGMAVFSRYKAVLEADGGEMSVHTALSLINKALDEYFSDAEGDMDADTRFCVQWFSEYGWATGQFGNADVLARAKGTSVDAIKEAGVIESGSGRVRLLKVSEYPEEWSPEGDNRTPIWEAAHQLIRALQQSGEAAAGALLARMPARAEPIRQLAYRMYTTCERQGWAEEARAYNELIAAWYEIERASHEAGHVGSQKNLDI; this is encoded by the coding sequence ATGGCGACCATCAAGGCCCCCAAGAAACTCATCGAGGTCGCGCTGCCGCTCGACGATATCAACGACGAATCTGGCAAAGAAAAGTCCGTTCGTCATGGACACCCTTCGACCATTCATCCCTGGTGGGCATCTCGGTCCTTGGCCGCCGCAAGGGCGGTTCTGTTTGCACAGCTTGTCAACGATCCTGGCGGCGAACGCGGCTGGTTCAAGGGTCAAACCAAGGCAGATGCGGACCGCGAGCGAGATCGCCTGTTCGACATCATCCGGAGGCTTGTCAAATGGGACAACTCCAGCAATGAGAGCGTCATCGAGGAAGCCCGGCGAGAGATTCTGAAGAGCTGGCGTGAAACGTGCGAACAGAATGATCTGCCCGTTGACACGCCCCTGCAGTTCATTGATCCGTTTAACGGTCGCGGTTTCCTGCCCCTTGAGGCGCAGCGCCTTGGGCTTCGGACATTCAGTTCTGACCTGAACCCTGTCGCAGTATTGATTGGCAAATCGCTCATTGAGATACCTAGCAAGTTCATTGGGCAGCCGCCGATCGGACCGATCGCCAAAGCATCACCCAGAAGTGATCGCCTAGACGAATGGCGTGGTGCTGCTGGCTTGGCGGAGGACATTCGGCGCTTTGGCGAGGTCATGAAGGACATCGCGTTCGAGCGTGTGCGAGCGATCTTTCCGCAGGTTGCGCTTCCAAAGAACAAGGGCGGCGGTCAAGCCGAGGTACTGGCATGGATATGGGCTCGCACGGTTCCGAGCCCTAACCCCGCGGCTGCTGGTGCCCAGGTTCCACTGGTTAGCAGCTTCACGGTATCAGACGTACCGGGACGCGAGGCATGGGTGGAACCCATCATTGCCGGCAATAAATACACCTTTGAGGTGCATGACGGTCAGAAGATGCCGAAGGGCGCAATGACCAGCACCAAGTACGGTCGTGCCCAGTTTAAGTGCCTTCTAACCGGTAGCCCCATTGCACTTGATCACATCAAGAACGCCGGCAAGGAGGGCAAGATGGGCGCGCGACTCCTGGCTCTCGTCGCGGAGAAGAACGGAGTTCGGCATTATCTAAGCCCGACCGCTGATCACGAGAAGATCGCGCTTTCTTACATTCACTCCTGGCGCCCAACCGAGCGGCTCTCTGTCCATCCTCAGTATATGGGCCCGCCCCGATACGGCATGGAGACATTCGGGGACATCTACACGCAGCGGCAGCTAGCCGCACTGGATGCGTTGTGCGGCGCGCTTGGCGTTGTAAGGGGCCAGCTGTCGGAGCTGGGCGCCAGCGACGAATACGCACGGGCGATCCTGACCTATCTTGGAATGACGATTAGTAAGTGCGCGGACTACTGGAGCACCCTAACAACATGGATGCCCAGGGGCACGGTGGGTCACGTGTTCGCCACACACGTCATGCCGATGACGTGGGACTACCCAGAGGCAAACCCGTTCTCCAACTTCCACTGCTCGTGGACGAAGAGTATCGATTGGTTGGCGAAGGTTATCGACAGAACCTACCCCAACCTCCCAGAAGGAACAGTCGCACATGAAGATGCGCGCCGCGCGTTCTTCCAAGACAAGGTTGTGTCAACGGACCCGCCTTACTACGACAATGTTCCATACGCCGATATTTCGGATTACTTCTATATCTGGTTGCGTCGCGCACTGAGAGATGTTCAACCAGACCTCTTCGGCTCGATTCAGACGCCCAAGCAGGACGAGCTTGTGGCGGATGTACAGCGCTGGGGCGATGGGGCCAACGAATACTTTATGTCGGGAATGACAGAGGTCTTCTCGAAGATTGCCGCGGAGTCATCGCCTTACTTTCCAGTCACTATTTACTACGCTTTCAAGCAGTCGGAGACAAATGATATCTCTTCGGCATCTCGGGGTTGGGAAGCATTCCTAGGCGCCGTAATCGCGTCTGGTTTCCAGATAACGGGCACTTGGCCAATTCGAACTGAGCGCGGCGCTCGTAGTCGCGCTCGGGATTCAAACGCGCTGGCTTCCAGCATTGTGCTGGTATGCAGGCGGCGCGCAAAGGATGCCGAGACGGTCTCGCGCCGCGATTTTGTTCGCGCATTGAAGGATGAAATTCCAGAGACTATCGAGGCCATGATCGGTGGGGTTGTTGGTTCTAGTCCGATTGCGCCTGTTGATCTTGCGCAGGCGGCCATCGGTCCAGGAATGGCCGTCTTCTCTCGGTACAAGGCTGTACTTGAGGCGGATGGAGGTGAAATGTCGGTTCACACCGCCCTCTCTCTGATCAACAAAGCCCTCGATGAGTATTTTTCGGATGCCGAAGGCGACATGGATGCGGACACGAGGTTTTGCGTCCAGTGGTTTTCTGAATATGGCTGGGCGACTGGGCAGTTTGGAAACGCCGATGTTCTCGCACGCGCAAAGGGCACATCTGTAGACGCAATCAAAGAGGCCGGAGTCATTGAATCCGGTTCTGGGCGAGTGCGACTCTTGAAGGTTAGCGAGTATCCAGAGGAGTGGTCGCCTGAGGGCGACAACAGAACTCCAATTTGGGAGGCTGCCCATCAGCTTATTCGCGCACTTCAGCAGAGCGGCGAAGCTGCTGCAGGAGCGCTGCTCGCCCGGATGCCGGCTCGGGCCGAACCTATTCGTCAACTCGCTTACCGGATGTACACGACGTGTGAGCGTCAAGGTTGGGCTGAAGAAGCGCGCGCCTACAACGAGTTGATTGCAGCGTGGTACGAGATTGAACGCGCCTCGCATGAGGCGGGGCACGTTGGCTCACAGAAGAACCTGGACATCTGA